The following are encoded together in the Populus trichocarpa isolate Nisqually-1 chromosome 5, P.trichocarpa_v4.1, whole genome shotgun sequence genome:
- the LOC7480504 gene encoding uncharacterized protein LOC7480504 isoform X3, whose protein sequence is MDDIHSLTIISPQQHKHKLFMFHLPGLVHQVKAFHIILVLSCALFCFAMCGPCLTNGMQNSMEDDSCESYGDDGSVGFQDFSIGDTSLGYAAGSSMTHLNFENICTNSHLFCFLSTLPGFSPKEHKLKVAALEVSRSQSDGSLSVESTQGSRWLENKNWSLEHGMFQLSNGLAVSCSMNSREGVDELSSTQTSRADQCDPSSCKGPLPSQKSTSARLRKKSEMMNYSALDVSPPHVEISPPVVDWGQRHLYYPSVAFLTVANTCNESILHLFEPFSTNTQFYACNFSEVLLGPGEVASICFVFLPRWLGFSSAHLILQTSSGGFLVQVKGYAVESPYNISPLFSLDVPSSGQLRKTFSLFNPFDETLYVKEVSAWISVSQGNILHNTEATCSLEILGGPDELSLLGVKDWLVVRNAQMGFPLMAMKPQESWEILPHSSGTIMEMDFSFESEGNVYGAFCMQLLRSSQDKTDTVMVPLELEWDGKVAYSGFAGLVSVSLETLVPYDVGSTVVVAISLRNEAPHVLNVVNVREVAAVKAFQIKYIEGLLLFPGTVTQVATITCTHLLVQLHDSTSEMSNMNKDCKLVVLTNDSRSPQIEIPCQDIVHICLRHQKDSFIGYDNHSEDAKSGERTETGNRRTGSLCSGKLSLLEIKAIETAEADEFVLGNWKSQGTMSGMSVLDDHEVLFPMVQVGTHHSRWITVKNPSEQPVVMQLILNSGEIIDECRGTDGSMDPPSSRIFVHDELTAPARYGFSMAESALTEAYVHPYGKASFGPIFFHPSNRCGWRSSALIRNNLSGVEWLSLIGFGGLLSLVLLDGSEPVQSIEFNLNLPMPLNISPPDGLFNMKETACACSVPSSKELYAKNMGDLPLEVKSIEVSGSECGLDGFMVHTCKGFSLEPGESIKLLISYQSDFSAAMVHGDLELALTSGILVIPIKASLPLYMFNLCKKSVFWMQLKKFSAAVLLATSLMFLIFCCIFPQVVAFGFKNYYHNSEKSSTNTVRSAGKASHMHRNQRKSKFSMSRGMDSLLTSVGEDKASNQTSIGKYADGHDGPLEQGLTINNLTSTLENHKQDSILSYTKKDKAVPSLMSKSIAVENSDTLDAPQSPNFTVRIGKEKGRRRRRKKGVSACLTGPLEVSSNQSGNSTPSSPLSPVSATPNRIWSPSSDADTIEVRNPFTQVAAQQFRKVLVSESATKTVVLEPKVSMKCYGYNYFSATCEQPLVPSKTFSKPSPAFPCSSDAAPSLHYSSPLSSTSTSTSTIAPIVRAPGAKLLNQRSVKVDEKVGSEYTYDIWGDHFSELHLVGSPKDNTTTKTIATEDNSNSFFVGCPQTLVVKSQPKS, encoded by the exons ATGGACGACATCCACAGCTTAACAATCATATCTCCCCAACAACATAAGCACAAGCTCTTCATGTTCCACCTCCC GGGATTGGTTCACCAGGTCAAAGCATTCCATATTATTCTGGTTCTGTCGTGTGCCCTTTTCTGCTTTGCTATGTGCGGACCGTGCTTGACGAATGGAATGCAGAATTCCATGGAAGATGATTCTTGTGAGTCCTATGGGGATGATGGTAGTGTTGGATTTCAAGATTTTAGCATTGGTGATACTAGTTTGGGCTATGCAGCTGGAAGTTCTATGACCCACTTAAATTTTGAGAATATTTGTACCAATTCTCATTTGTTCTGCTTTCTTTCAACATTGCCTGGTTTTTCGCCTAAAGAACACAAGCTTAAAGTAGCTGCTTTAGAAGTTTCTAGGAGTCAGTCTGATGGTTCGTTATCTGTAGAATCAACTCAGGGTAGCAGGTGGTTAGAGAACAAGAACTGGTCATTGGAGCATGGCATGTTCCAGTTATCAAATGGCCTGGCTGTTTCCTGTTCTATGAACTCTAGGGAAGGTGTTGATGAGTTATCATCCACTCAAACCAGTAGAGCTGACCAATGTGACCCTTCTTCGTGTAAAGGTCCTTTACCATCTCAGAAGAGCACAAGTGCCAGGCTGAGGAAAAAGTCTGAGATGATGAACTATAGTGCTTTAGATGTTTCTCCTCCCCATGTAGAAATCAGCCCTCCTGTAGTTGACTGGGGGCAGAGGCATTTATATTATCCCTCAGTAGCATTCTTAACAGTGGCAAATACCTGTAATGAGAGCATTTTACATCTCTTTGAACCATTTAGTACCAATACACAGTTCTATGCCTGCAATTTTAGTGAGGTTTTGTTAGGACCAGGTGAAGTagcttcaatttgttttgtgtttttgccTAGATGGTTGGGCTTTTCCTCAGCTCATTTGATCTTGCAGACAAGCTCTGGTGGATTCCTGGTCCAGGTCAAGGGTTATGCGGTTGAGTCGCCTTACAATATTAGTCCTTTATTCAGCCTTGATGTTCCTTCTAGTGGACAGTTGAGGAagactttttctttatttaatccTTTCGATGAAACCCTCTATGTGAAGGAAGTAAGTGCATGGATATCAGTTTCTCAAGGGAATATTTTGCATAACACTGAAGCAACCTGCAGTTTGGAAATTTTGGGAGGTCCTGATGAGCTCAGCCTGTTGGGAGTCAAGGATTGGTTGGTTGTTAGGAATGCTCAAATGGGTTTTCCATTGATGGCTATGAAGCCCCAAGAAAGTTGGGAGATCCTTCCTCACAGCAGTGGAACCATCATGGAGATGGACTTCTCATTTGAATCTGAAGGAAATGTTTATGGTGCTTTTTGTATGCAGTTGCTGAGGTCCTCTCAGGACAAGACCGATACTGTAATGGTTCCTCTCGAGCTTGAATGGGATGGAAAAGTAGCTTACAGTGGCTTTGCCGGTTTAGTTTCAGTTTCTCTTGAAACTCTGGTTCCATATGATGTTGGCAGCACCGTTGTTGTTGCTATCTCATTGAGAAATGAAGCTCCTCATGTGTTGAATGTTGTCAATGTTAGGGAAGTTGCAGCAGTGAAGGCTTTCCAGATCAAGTACATTGAAGGCTTGCTACTTTTCCCTGGCACTGTCACACAAGTTGCTACAATTACATGTACGCATCTACTTGTTCAATTACATGATTCTACATCTGAAATGTCAAATATGAACAAAGACTGCAAATTAGTGGTACTGACAAATGACTCGAGGAGTCCTCAAATTGAAATTCCTTGTCAGGATATAGTCCATATTTGTTTGAGACATCAGAAGGATTCATTCATTGGATATGACAATCACTCCGAAGATGCCAAATCTGGTGAAAGGACTGAAACTGGCAATAGAAGGACAGGGTCATTGTGCAGCGGCAAGCTGTCGCTGTTAGAGATAAAG GCGATAGAGACAGCAGAAGCAGATGAATTTGTACTGGGCAATTGGAAATCTCAAGGTACCATGAGTGGCATGTCTGTGCTTGATGATCATGAGGTGTTGTTCCCAATGGTTCAGGTTGGAACTCATCACTCTAGGTGGATCACTGTAAAGAATCCTAGTGAACAACCAGTTGTAATGCAGCTCATTCTTAACTCAGGAGAGATTATTGATGAGTGCAGGGGCACAGATGGTTCTATGGATCCCCCTTCATCGAGAATTTTTGTCCATGATGAATTGACTGCTCCTGCCAGGTATGGGTTCTCAATGGCAGAGAGTGCACTAACAGAAGCTTATGTTCATCCTTATGGCAAAGCATCTTTTGGACCAATATTCTTTCATCCTTCAAATCGTTGTGGGTGGAGAAGTTCAGCCCTGATAAGAAACAATCTTTCTGGTGTAGAGTGGTTATCTTTGATAGGGTTTGGAGGGTTACTCTCTCTAGTCCTGCTTGATGGTTCAGAGCCTGTTCAGAGCATAGAATTTAACCTTAACTTGCCAATGCCCCTGAATATTTCTCCTCCAGATGGGCTATTTAACATGAAAGAGACTGCTTGTGCTTGTTCTGTGCCCTCATCTAAAGAGCTGTATGCCAAGAATATGGGAGACTTGCCACTTGAGGTGAAAAGTATTGAAGTTTCTGGGTCTGAGTGTGGGTTGGATGGGTTTATGGTTCACACTTGTAAAGGTTTTTCTCTTGAACCAGGTGAGTCAATAAAGCTTCTGATCTCATACCAGTCTGATTTTTCTGCAGCTATGGTGCACGGAGATCTTGAACTGGCCTTGACTAGTGGAATTCTTGTGATACCCATAAAGGCAAGTCTTCCTTTGTACATGTTCAATCTCTGTAAAAAATCAGTATTCTGGATGCAGTTGAAGAAATTCTCTGCTGCAGTCCTCCTTGCCACTTCCTTAATGTTTCTGATATTCTGTTGCATATTTCCTCAAGTGGTTGCTTTTGGCTTTAAGAATTACTATCATAACAGTGAGAAAAGCTCCACTAATACTGTAAGAAGTGCAGGAAAAGCTTCTCATATGCATCGTAACCAGAGAAAGAGTAAGTTCTCTATGTCCAGGGGAATGGACAGTTTGTTAACATCAGTTGGGGAAGACAAGGCCTCTAATCAGACATCTATTGGTAAATATGCTGATGGTCATGATGGACCCCTGGAACAGGGGCTAACTATTAATAATTTGACATCAACTCTAGAAAATCACAAACAAGATAGCATTTTGTCTTATACTAAAAAGGATAAAGCAGTACCATCTTTGATGTCAAAATCCATAGCGGTTGAGAATTCTGATACACTTGATGCTCCCCAATCTCCGAACTTTACAGTCAGGATCggaaaagagaaaggaagaagGCGAAGGAGGAAGAAGGGTGTGAGTGCATGCTTAACAGGACCGCTTGAAGTATCGAGTAATCAAAGTGGAAATTCTACCCCTTCATCTCCCCTGTCTCCTGTATCTGCAACACCCAACCGAATATGGTCGCCATCTTCTGATGCAGACACTATTGAGGTGAGAAATCCATTCACTCAAGTGGCAGCCCAACAGTTCAGGAAGGTTCTGGTTTCTGAATCTGCTACCAAGACAGTTGTCCTGGAGCCCAAGGTTTCTATGAAATGCTATGGTTACAACTACTTTTCTGCTACTTGTGAGCAACCTTTAGTGCCCAGCAAGACCTTTTCTAAACCTTCTCCTGCATTTCCTTGTTCTAGTGATGCTGCCCCCAGTCTGCATTATTCTTCTCCcttgtcatcaacatcaacatcaacatcaacaattGCTCCTATTGTTCGAGCTCCTGGAGCAAAACTTTTAAACCAAAGAAGTGTTAAAGTAGATGAAAAGGTGGGGAGTGAATATACATATGATATCTGGGGTGACCATTTTTCTGAACTCCATTTGGTGGGTAGCCCAAAGGATAATACAACCACGAAAACAATAGCAACAGAAGACAATTCCAATAGCTTCTTTGTAGGGTGTCCACAAACCCTGGTGGTGAAATCTCAACCAAAATCT
- the LOC7480504 gene encoding uncharacterized protein LOC7480504 isoform X2 translates to MDDIHSLTIISPQQHKHKLFMFHLPGLVHQVKAFHIILVLSCALFCFAMCGPCLTNGMQNSMEDDSCESYGDDGSVGFQDFSIGDTSLGYAAGSSMTHLNFENICTNSHLFCFLSTLPGFSPKEHKLKVAALEVSRSQSDGSLSVESTQGSRWLENKNWSLEHGMFQLSNGLAVSCSMNSREGVDELSSTQTSRADQCDPSSCKGPLPSQKSTSARLRKKSEMMNYSALDVSPPHVEISPPVVDWGQRHLYYPSVAFLTVANTCNESILHLFEPFSTNTQFYACNFSEVLLGPGEVASICFVFLPRWLGFSSAHLILQTSSGGFLVQVKGYAVESPYNISPLFSLDVPSSGQLRKTFSLFNPFDETLYVKEVSAWISVSQGNILHNTEATCSLEILGGPDELSLLGVKDWLVVRNAQMGFPLMAMKPQESWEILPHSSGTIMEMDFSFESEGNVYGAFCMQLLRSSQDKTDTVMVPLELEWDGKVAYSGFAGLVSVSLETLVPYDVGSTVVVAISLRNEAPHVLNVVNVREVAAVKAFQIKYIEGLLLFPGTVTQVATITCTHLLVQLHDSTSEMSNMNKDCKLVVLTNDSRSPQIEIPCQDIVHICLRHQKDSFIGYDNHSEDAKSGERTETGNRRTGSLCSGKLSLLEIKAIETAEADEFVLGNWKSQGTMSGMSVLDDHEVLFPMVQVGTHHSRWITVKNPSEQPVVMQLILNSGEIIDECRGTDGSMDPPSSRIFVHDELTAPARYGFSMAESALTEAYVHPYGKASFGPIFFHPSNRCGWRSSALIRNNLSGVEWLSLIGFGGLLSLVLLDGSEPVQSIEFNLNLPMPLNISPPDGLFNMKETACACSVPSSKELYAKNMGDLPLEVKSIEVSGSECGLDGFMVHTCKGFSLEPGESIKLLISYQSDFSAAMVHGDLELALTSGILVIPIKASLPLYMFNLCKKSVFWMQLKKFSAAVLLATSLMFLIFCCIFPQVVAFGFKNYYHNSEKSSTNTVRSAGKASHMHRNQRKSKFSMSRGMDSLLTSVGEDKASNQTSIGKYADGHDGPLEQGLTINNLTSTLENHKQDSILSYTKKDKAVPSLMSKSIAVENSDTLDAPQSPNFTVRIGKEKGRRRRRKKGVSACLTGPLEVSSNQSGNSTPSSPLSPVSATPNRIWSPSSDADTIEVRNPFTQVAAQQFRKVLVSESATKTVVLEPKVSMKCYGYNYFSATCEQPLVPSKTFSKPSPAFPCSSDAAPSLHYSSPLSSTSTSTSTIAPIVRAPGAKLLNQRSVKVDEKVGSEYTYDIWGDHFSELHLVGSPKDNTTTKTIATEDNSNSFFVGCPQTLVVKSQPKSI, encoded by the exons ATGGACGACATCCACAGCTTAACAATCATATCTCCCCAACAACATAAGCACAAGCTCTTCATGTTCCACCTCCC GGGATTGGTTCACCAGGTCAAAGCATTCCATATTATTCTGGTTCTGTCGTGTGCCCTTTTCTGCTTTGCTATGTGCGGACCGTGCTTGACGAATGGAATGCAGAATTCCATGGAAGATGATTCTTGTGAGTCCTATGGGGATGATGGTAGTGTTGGATTTCAAGATTTTAGCATTGGTGATACTAGTTTGGGCTATGCAGCTGGAAGTTCTATGACCCACTTAAATTTTGAGAATATTTGTACCAATTCTCATTTGTTCTGCTTTCTTTCAACATTGCCTGGTTTTTCGCCTAAAGAACACAAGCTTAAAGTAGCTGCTTTAGAAGTTTCTAGGAGTCAGTCTGATGGTTCGTTATCTGTAGAATCAACTCAGGGTAGCAGGTGGTTAGAGAACAAGAACTGGTCATTGGAGCATGGCATGTTCCAGTTATCAAATGGCCTGGCTGTTTCCTGTTCTATGAACTCTAGGGAAGGTGTTGATGAGTTATCATCCACTCAAACCAGTAGAGCTGACCAATGTGACCCTTCTTCGTGTAAAGGTCCTTTACCATCTCAGAAGAGCACAAGTGCCAGGCTGAGGAAAAAGTCTGAGATGATGAACTATAGTGCTTTAGATGTTTCTCCTCCCCATGTAGAAATCAGCCCTCCTGTAGTTGACTGGGGGCAGAGGCATTTATATTATCCCTCAGTAGCATTCTTAACAGTGGCAAATACCTGTAATGAGAGCATTTTACATCTCTTTGAACCATTTAGTACCAATACACAGTTCTATGCCTGCAATTTTAGTGAGGTTTTGTTAGGACCAGGTGAAGTagcttcaatttgttttgtgtttttgccTAGATGGTTGGGCTTTTCCTCAGCTCATTTGATCTTGCAGACAAGCTCTGGTGGATTCCTGGTCCAGGTCAAGGGTTATGCGGTTGAGTCGCCTTACAATATTAGTCCTTTATTCAGCCTTGATGTTCCTTCTAGTGGACAGTTGAGGAagactttttctttatttaatccTTTCGATGAAACCCTCTATGTGAAGGAAGTAAGTGCATGGATATCAGTTTCTCAAGGGAATATTTTGCATAACACTGAAGCAACCTGCAGTTTGGAAATTTTGGGAGGTCCTGATGAGCTCAGCCTGTTGGGAGTCAAGGATTGGTTGGTTGTTAGGAATGCTCAAATGGGTTTTCCATTGATGGCTATGAAGCCCCAAGAAAGTTGGGAGATCCTTCCTCACAGCAGTGGAACCATCATGGAGATGGACTTCTCATTTGAATCTGAAGGAAATGTTTATGGTGCTTTTTGTATGCAGTTGCTGAGGTCCTCTCAGGACAAGACCGATACTGTAATGGTTCCTCTCGAGCTTGAATGGGATGGAAAAGTAGCTTACAGTGGCTTTGCCGGTTTAGTTTCAGTTTCTCTTGAAACTCTGGTTCCATATGATGTTGGCAGCACCGTTGTTGTTGCTATCTCATTGAGAAATGAAGCTCCTCATGTGTTGAATGTTGTCAATGTTAGGGAAGTTGCAGCAGTGAAGGCTTTCCAGATCAAGTACATTGAAGGCTTGCTACTTTTCCCTGGCACTGTCACACAAGTTGCTACAATTACATGTACGCATCTACTTGTTCAATTACATGATTCTACATCTGAAATGTCAAATATGAACAAAGACTGCAAATTAGTGGTACTGACAAATGACTCGAGGAGTCCTCAAATTGAAATTCCTTGTCAGGATATAGTCCATATTTGTTTGAGACATCAGAAGGATTCATTCATTGGATATGACAATCACTCCGAAGATGCCAAATCTGGTGAAAGGACTGAAACTGGCAATAGAAGGACAGGGTCATTGTGCAGCGGCAAGCTGTCGCTGTTAGAGATAAAG GCGATAGAGACAGCAGAAGCAGATGAATTTGTACTGGGCAATTGGAAATCTCAAGGTACCATGAGTGGCATGTCTGTGCTTGATGATCATGAGGTGTTGTTCCCAATGGTTCAGGTTGGAACTCATCACTCTAGGTGGATCACTGTAAAGAATCCTAGTGAACAACCAGTTGTAATGCAGCTCATTCTTAACTCAGGAGAGATTATTGATGAGTGCAGGGGCACAGATGGTTCTATGGATCCCCCTTCATCGAGAATTTTTGTCCATGATGAATTGACTGCTCCTGCCAGGTATGGGTTCTCAATGGCAGAGAGTGCACTAACAGAAGCTTATGTTCATCCTTATGGCAAAGCATCTTTTGGACCAATATTCTTTCATCCTTCAAATCGTTGTGGGTGGAGAAGTTCAGCCCTGATAAGAAACAATCTTTCTGGTGTAGAGTGGTTATCTTTGATAGGGTTTGGAGGGTTACTCTCTCTAGTCCTGCTTGATGGTTCAGAGCCTGTTCAGAGCATAGAATTTAACCTTAACTTGCCAATGCCCCTGAATATTTCTCCTCCAGATGGGCTATTTAACATGAAAGAGACTGCTTGTGCTTGTTCTGTGCCCTCATCTAAAGAGCTGTATGCCAAGAATATGGGAGACTTGCCACTTGAGGTGAAAAGTATTGAAGTTTCTGGGTCTGAGTGTGGGTTGGATGGGTTTATGGTTCACACTTGTAAAGGTTTTTCTCTTGAACCAGGTGAGTCAATAAAGCTTCTGATCTCATACCAGTCTGATTTTTCTGCAGCTATGGTGCACGGAGATCTTGAACTGGCCTTGACTAGTGGAATTCTTGTGATACCCATAAAGGCAAGTCTTCCTTTGTACATGTTCAATCTCTGTAAAAAATCAGTATTCTGGATGCAGTTGAAGAAATTCTCTGCTGCAGTCCTCCTTGCCACTTCCTTAATGTTTCTGATATTCTGTTGCATATTTCCTCAAGTGGTTGCTTTTGGCTTTAAGAATTACTATCATAACAGTGAGAAAAGCTCCACTAATACTGTAAGAAGTGCAGGAAAAGCTTCTCATATGCATCGTAACCAGAGAAAGAGTAAGTTCTCTATGTCCAGGGGAATGGACAGTTTGTTAACATCAGTTGGGGAAGACAAGGCCTCTAATCAGACATCTATTGGTAAATATGCTGATGGTCATGATGGACCCCTGGAACAGGGGCTAACTATTAATAATTTGACATCAACTCTAGAAAATCACAAACAAGATAGCATTTTGTCTTATACTAAAAAGGATAAAGCAGTACCATCTTTGATGTCAAAATCCATAGCGGTTGAGAATTCTGATACACTTGATGCTCCCCAATCTCCGAACTTTACAGTCAGGATCggaaaagagaaaggaagaagGCGAAGGAGGAAGAAGGGTGTGAGTGCATGCTTAACAGGACCGCTTGAAGTATCGAGTAATCAAAGTGGAAATTCTACCCCTTCATCTCCCCTGTCTCCTGTATCTGCAACACCCAACCGAATATGGTCGCCATCTTCTGATGCAGACACTATTGAGGTGAGAAATCCATTCACTCAAGTGGCAGCCCAACAGTTCAGGAAGGTTCTGGTTTCTGAATCTGCTACCAAGACAGTTGTCCTGGAGCCCAAGGTTTCTATGAAATGCTATGGTTACAACTACTTTTCTGCTACTTGTGAGCAACCTTTAGTGCCCAGCAAGACCTTTTCTAAACCTTCTCCTGCATTTCCTTGTTCTAGTGATGCTGCCCCCAGTCTGCATTATTCTTCTCCcttgtcatcaacatcaacatcaacatcaacaattGCTCCTATTGTTCGAGCTCCTGGAGCAAAACTTTTAAACCAAAGAAGTGTTAAAGTAGATGAAAAGGTGGGGAGTGAATATACATATGATATCTGGGGTGACCATTTTTCTGAACTCCATTTGGTGGGTAGCCCAAAGGATAATACAACCACGAAAACAATAGCAACAGAAGACAATTCCAATAGCTTCTTTGTAGGGTGTCCACAAACCCTGGTGGTGAAATCTCAACCAAAATCT